TTCGGTATTGTAGACGAATTGGGCAATATTTTAACCCCGAATGCTGTCTTGTTACTGCTTGCCCGTCACTTAATTGAAAATAAAGGCAAAACAGGAGCGATCGTCCGTACTGTCGCCACCACACGTTTACTCGATAATTTTGCCGTTAAATACAGATTACCTTTGTACGAAACTCCTGTAGGATTCAAGTATATTGGGGAAAAAATGCGCGAAACCACTGTCTTGATTGGCGGCGAAGAATCGGGTGGTTTAAGCGTAATCGGACATATTCCCGAAAAAGATGGGATACTCGCAAATATGCTAGTTGCTGAGGCGATCGCCTATGCAGGTAAGCCATTGAGTCAGTTAGTTGCAGAAGCAATTGCTGATGCTGATGGTCCCCTGTACAACCACCGCATCGATTTGCACCTCAGCGATGCCCACAAAGCCGCCATTATCGACAGTTTTACTCAAAATCCTCCCAGGGCGATCGCCGGAATCGCAGTTAAAGAGGTCAGTCGCAAAGACGGAGTTAAACTGTATTTAGCAGAGGGCAGTTGGATACTGTTACGCCCATCAGGTACGGAACCCCTCATGCGCGTCTACATGGAAACCAACTCTCTCGACAAGCAAGATCGAATTGTGATGGAAATGGAAAGAGCGATCGGGCAAATTGGTATATAGATAAGTCAAAAGTTAAAAGTTAAAAGTCAAAACTGAGAAGTCAGGAGTCAAAAGTCAGGAGAAATATAAACACGAACTCTCACTACTCCCTACTCCCTACTCCCTAATCTATGAAATCCTTCGCTAGTCTTCTCACTTCTTCTATTGTCGCTGTTTGGATTGTGGCGATCTCGCTGCTATCTATGCAAAATGCCGATCCAATTCGGCTGAAGTTTTTACGCTACCAGACAATTCAATTACCAGTTGGTTTTGTTTTGGCTGTTAGTGCTGGGGTAGGGGTGGTTGCAACGGCTTTGATGCAGCCTCTCTGGGGTATAGGGAGTACACCTGCACGATCTATTGAGGAAGACATTGAAGATGAATTTTCTTTTGATGAATAGTGTAGAGACGCTACGCCATAACATCTCTACAATCTACAAAATAGAGAACTCCTGTATGCTATTCCGATAAGCGAATCTCTTTGTGAGACTGCTTGCTTCTGTCTGGCATAGATCCATTGTGATAGGTTTTGGCGTACTGCTTTTCAGGATCGATACCTTTGAATGTGGGGGGTATCCAAACGCGGACAACGAGTAGGGCTGCTAATACCAGCAGAAAGGCACATGCAGCTAAGATCTGATTCCAGGGAACTTCTAAAACTCCCCGCACGATCACTTCTCGCAATACAGATACAATAGACACTTCCACCATTACACCAATCGATACTCGCTGTTCTTGCAGGTAGATAATTAGCAGTCGGAACAA
This window of the Chroococcidiopsis thermalis PCC 7203 genome carries:
- a CDS encoding LapA family protein, encoding MKSFASLLTSSIVAVWIVAISLLSMQNADPIRLKFLRYQTIQLPVGFVLAVSAGVGVVATALMQPLWGIGSTPARSIEEDIEDEFSFDE
- a CDS encoding phosphate-starvation-inducible PsiE family protein, with translation MNQPLKSPLHYWYEFFNRSAIVRSLETIQDLIVISLCVGLFCVMAIQLRGIFFMLLPPLNFHQIAADILFLLILVELFRLLIIYLQEQRVSIGVMVEVSIVSVLREVIVRGVLEVPWNQILAACAFLLVLAALLVVRVWIPPTFKGIDPEKQYAKTYHNGSMPDRSKQSHKEIRLSE